The Cucumis melo cultivar AY chromosome 6, USDA_Cmelo_AY_1.0, whole genome shotgun sequence genome includes a region encoding these proteins:
- the LOC103496132 gene encoding pentatricopeptide repeat-containing protein At3g24000, mitochondrial isoform X6: MSDLKKGRAQVPQMTWFILFHGALSEPHNGRSGHVHGSKCSQFSQPTNNSPTSITWNPEVGEQVGNLFLSLSNHSNPEVSCFSQKGFSQITEEIIGRTIHAICLKSLVRLKVFQTNTLINMYSKFGRINYAQLVFDRMSERNEASWNHMMSGYVRVGSYVEAVLFFRDICGIGIKPSGFMIASLVTACNKSSIMAKEGFQFHGFAIKCGLIYDVFVGTSFVHFYASYGIVSNAQKMFNEMPDRNVVSWTSLMVSYSDNGSKKEVINTYKRMRLEGICCNENNIALVISSCGFLVDIILGRQLLGHALKFGLETKVSAANSLVFMFGGCGDVDEACSIFNEMNERDTISWNSIISANAQNALHEESFRYFHWMRLVHEEMNYTTLSILLSICGSVDYLKWGKGVHGLAVKYGLESNICLCNTLLSMYSDAGRSKDAELIFRRMPERDLVSWNSMLACYVQDGRCLCALKVFAEMLWMKKEINYVTFTSALAACLDPEFFTEGKILHGFVVVLGLQDELIIGNTLITFYGKCQKMSEAKKLFQRMPKLDKVTWNALIGGFANNAELNEAVAAFKLMREGGTCGVDYITIVNILGSCLTREDLIKYGIPIHAHTVVTGFDLDQHVQSSLITMYAKCGDLQSSSYIFDQLVFKTSSVWNAIIAANARYGFGEEALKLVVRMRSAGIEFDQFNFSTSLSVAADLAMLEEGQQLHGSTIKLGFELDHFITNAAMDMYGKCGELDDALRILPQPTDRSRLSWNTMISIFARHGHFRKAKETFHEMLKLGVKPNHVSFVCLLSACNHGGLVEEGLAYYASMTSEYGIQPGIEHCVCMIDLLGRSGRLVEAEAFITDMPIPPNDLVWRSLLASCRIYRNLDLGRKAAKHLLELDPSDDSAYVLYSNVFATIGRWADVEDVRGQMGAHRIQKKPAHSWVKWKGNISIFGMGDQTHPQMEQINGKLLGLMKIVGEAGYVPDTSYSLQDTDEEQKEHNMWSHSERIALAFGLINIPEGTTVRIFKNLRVCGDCHSFFKFVSGVLGRKIVLRDPYRFHHFTNGDCSCSDYW; encoded by the exons ATGAGCGATCTCAAGAAAGGGAGGGCCCAAGTTCCTCAAATGACTTGGTTTATCTT ATTTCACGGAGCTCTATCAGAGCCTCACAATGGAAGAAGTGGCCATGTACATGGTAGCAAGTGTAGTCAGTTTTCACAG CCTACCAATAATTCGCCTACTTCGATCACTTGGAATCCAGAAGTGGGAGAGCAAGTTGGCAACTTGTTTCTTTCACTTTCTAACCACTCAAATCCTGAAGTCTCGTGTTTCTCTCAGAAGGGTTTCTCTCAGATCACAGAAGAAATCATTGGCAGAACAATTCATGCCATTTGCTTAAAGAGTTTGGTGAGGTTGAAAGTGTTCCAAACCAATACTTTGATAAATATGTATTCAAAGTTTGGCCGTATAAACTATGCTCAGTTAGTATTTGACAGAATGTCCGAGAGAAATGAAGCTTCTTGGAACCATATGATGTCAGGTTATGTCCGCGTAGGTTCATATGTGGAAGCAGTATTGTTCTTTCGAGATATCTGTGGGATAGGCATCAAACCAAGTGGATTCATGATCGCGAGTTTAGTCACTGCTTGCAATAAGTCTTCTATTATGGCCAAGGAAGGTTTCCAATTTCATGGTTTTGCAATTAAATGTGGTTTGATATATGATGTTTTTGTAGGTACTTCTTTTGTGCACTTTTATGCTAGCTATGGGATTGTCTCTAATGCTCAAAAGATGTTCAATGAGATGCCTGATAGGAATGTGGTCTCTTGGACTTCTTTGATGGTTTCATATTCAGATAACGGAAGTAAGAAGGAAGTGATAAATACTTATAAACGCATGAGGCTTGAAGGAATATGTTGCAATGAAAACAATATAGCTTTAGTAATTAGTTCTTGTGGGTTTCTGGTGGATATAATTTTGGGTCGTCAACTTCTTGGACATGCTTTAAAGTTTGGACTAGAGACTAAAGTTTCTGCAGCTAACTCTCTCGTATTCATGTTTGGTGGTTGTGGTGACGTTGATGAGGCTTGCAGTATTTTCAATGAGATGAATGAAAGAGACACAATCTCCTGGAATTCCATCATCTCTGCCAATGCACAAAATGCACTACATGAAGAATCATTTAGGTATTTTCACTGGATGCGCTTAGTCCATGAAGAGATGAATTACACAACACTTTCTATTTTGTTATCGATTTGTGGTTCTGTAGATTATTTGAAGTGGGGCAAAGGGGTTCACGGTCTAGCAGTGAAATATGGACTAGAATCCAATATTTGTCTTTGCAATACACTTTTAAGCATGTATTCTGATGCTGGGAGATCTAAAGATGCAGAATTGATCTTTAGAAGAATGCCAGAAAGGGATTTAGTCTCATGGAATTCCATGTTAGCATGCTATGTTCAGGATGGAAGGTGTTTGTGTGCCTTAAAAGTTTTTGCTGAGATGCTTTGGATGAAAAAAGAGATCAATTATGTCACTTTTACCAGTGCATTGGCTGCCTGTTTAGATCCTGAATTCTTTACCGAAGGTAAAATTCTCCATGGTTTTGTCGTCGTTCTGGGCCTCCAAGATGAGTTGATCATTGGAAACACATTAATTACATTTTATGGAAAGTGTCAGAAGATGTCTGAGGCGAAAAAGCTATTCCAAAGGATGCCCAAGCTTGACAAAGTAACCTGGAACGCACTTATTGGTGGTTTTGCTAATAATGCAGAACTAAACGAGGCAGTAGCAGCTTTTAAATTGATGAGGGAAGGAGGTACATGTGGGGTTGACTATATTACCATTGTGAATATTCTTGGTTCTTGTTTGACTCGTGAGGATCTGATCAAATATGGAATACCCATCCATGCTCATACAGTTGTGACTGGATTTGATCTGGACCAGCATGTGCAAAGTTCCCTTATCACAATGTATGCAAAGTGTGGTGACCTTCAATCGAGTAGCTATATCTTTGATCAATTGGTGTTTAAAACTTCTAGTGTGTGGAATGCCATCATTGCTGCAAATGCTCGTTATGGATTTGGAGAAGAAGCTTTGAAACTTGTAGTAAGGATGAGAAGTGCTGGAATTGAATTTGATCAGTTCAACTTCTCCACCTCCCTTTCAGTTGCTGCCGACTTGGCTATGTTGGAGGAAGGCCAACAGCTTCATGGATCAACAATTAAACTAGGATTCGAATTGGATCATTTTATTACAAATGCTGCTATGGATATGTATGGGAAGTGTGGGGAACTGGATGATGCTTTAAGAATACTTCCCCAGCCTACTGATAGGTCACGATTATCATGGAATACAATGATATCGATTTTTGCCAGACATGGACATTTTCGTAAGGCTAAGGAAACTTTTCATGAGATGCTAAAGCTGGGTGTAAAACCTAATCATGTATCATTTGTATGTCTTCTTTCTGCATGTAATCATGGGGGCTTAGTCGAAGAGGGTCTTGCTTATTATGCTTCTATGACTTCTGAATATGGAATTCAACCAGGAATAGAACATTGTGTGTGCATGATTGATCTTCTTGGAAGATCAGGAAGGCTTGTAGAAGCTGAAGCTTTTATTACAGATATGCCTATTCCACCTAATGATCTTGTTTGGCGGAGTCTTTTGGCGTCTTGTAGAATATATCGCAATCTAGACCTCGGACGAAAGGCTGCAAAGCATCTTCTTGAGTTGGACCCATCTGATGATTCAGCTTATGTTCTTTACTCGAATGTCTTTGCAACAATTGGCAGATGGGCAGATGTAGAAGATGTGCGGGGACAGATGGGAGCACACAGAATTCAAAAGAAGCCGGCACATAGCTGGGTCAAATGGAAAGGCAATATCAGCATATTTGGAATGGGGGATCAAACACATCCTCAAATGGAACAGATAAATGGCAAGTTGTTAGGACTTATGAAAATAGTTGGAGAAGCTGGTTATGTTCCTGATACAAGCTATTCGCTGCAAGATACAGATGAAGAACAGAAGGAGCATAATATGTGGAGTCATAGTGAGAGGATTGCTCTTGCTTTTGGATTGATCAACATTCCAGAAGGTACTACTGTTCGGATTTTCAAGAATCTGCGTGTTTGTGGTGACTGCCATTCTTTCTTCAAGTTTGTCAGTGGAGTTCTGGGGCGAAAAATCGTATTGAGGGATCCATATCGGTTTCATCACTTCACCAATGGCGATTGTTCCTGTTCTGACTATTGGTAA
- the LOC103496132 gene encoding pentatricopeptide repeat-containing protein At3g24000, mitochondrial isoform X3 → MLPFNQTTARLRPSILKYSNKGRIFGLLQFITEFGVNLARRFHGALSEPHNGRSGHVHGSKCSQFSQPTNNSPTSITWNPEVGEQVGNLFLSLSNHSNPEVSCFSQKGFSQITEEIIGRTIHAICLKSLVRLKVFQTNTLINMYSKFGRINYAQLVFDRMSERNEASWNHMMSGYVRVGSYVEAVLFFRDICGIGIKPSGFMIASLVTACNKSSIMAKEGFQFHGFAIKCGLIYDVFVGTSFVHFYASYGIVSNAQKMFNEMPDRNVVSWTSLMVSYSDNGSKKEVINTYKRMRLEGICCNENNIALVISSCGFLVDIILGRQLLGHALKFGLETKVSAANSLVFMFGGCGDVDEACSIFNEMNERDTISWNSIISANAQNALHEESFRYFHWMRLVHEEMNYTTLSILLSICGSVDYLKWGKGVHGLAVKYGLESNICLCNTLLSMYSDAGRSKDAELIFRRMPERDLVSWNSMLACYVQDGRCLCALKVFAEMLWMKKEINYVTFTSALAACLDPEFFTEGKILHGFVVVLGLQDELIIGNTLITFYGKCQKMSEAKKLFQRMPKLDKVTWNALIGGFANNAELNEAVAAFKLMREGGTCGVDYITIVNILGSCLTREDLIKYGIPIHAHTVVTGFDLDQHVQSSLITMYAKCGDLQSSSYIFDQLVFKTSSVWNAIIAANARYGFGEEALKLVVRMRSAGIEFDQFNFSTSLSVAADLAMLEEGQQLHGSTIKLGFELDHFITNAAMDMYGKCGELDDALRILPQPTDRSRLSWNTMISIFARHGHFRKAKETFHEMLKLGVKPNHVSFVCLLSACNHGGLVEEGLAYYASMTSEYGIQPGIEHCVCMIDLLGRSGRLVEAEAFITDMPIPPNDLVWRSLLASCRIYRNLDLGRKAAKHLLELDPSDDSAYVLYSNVFATIGRWADVEDVRGQMGAHRIQKKPAHSWVKWKGNISIFGMGDQTHPQMEQINGKLLGLMKIVGEAGYVPDTSYSLQDTDEEQKEHNMWSHSERIALAFGLINIPEGTTVRIFKNLRVCGDCHSFFKFVSGVLGRKIVLRDPYRFHHFTNGDCSCSDYW, encoded by the exons ATGCTTCCCTTCAATCAGACGACAGCCAGGCTCCGTCCAA GTATCTTGAAGTATAGCAATAAAGGAAGAATTTTTGGGTTGTTGCAATTTATTACTGAATTTGGGGTCAACTTAGCAAGAAG ATTTCACGGAGCTCTATCAGAGCCTCACAATGGAAGAAGTGGCCATGTACATGGTAGCAAGTGTAGTCAGTTTTCACAG CCTACCAATAATTCGCCTACTTCGATCACTTGGAATCCAGAAGTGGGAGAGCAAGTTGGCAACTTGTTTCTTTCACTTTCTAACCACTCAAATCCTGAAGTCTCGTGTTTCTCTCAGAAGGGTTTCTCTCAGATCACAGAAGAAATCATTGGCAGAACAATTCATGCCATTTGCTTAAAGAGTTTGGTGAGGTTGAAAGTGTTCCAAACCAATACTTTGATAAATATGTATTCAAAGTTTGGCCGTATAAACTATGCTCAGTTAGTATTTGACAGAATGTCCGAGAGAAATGAAGCTTCTTGGAACCATATGATGTCAGGTTATGTCCGCGTAGGTTCATATGTGGAAGCAGTATTGTTCTTTCGAGATATCTGTGGGATAGGCATCAAACCAAGTGGATTCATGATCGCGAGTTTAGTCACTGCTTGCAATAAGTCTTCTATTATGGCCAAGGAAGGTTTCCAATTTCATGGTTTTGCAATTAAATGTGGTTTGATATATGATGTTTTTGTAGGTACTTCTTTTGTGCACTTTTATGCTAGCTATGGGATTGTCTCTAATGCTCAAAAGATGTTCAATGAGATGCCTGATAGGAATGTGGTCTCTTGGACTTCTTTGATGGTTTCATATTCAGATAACGGAAGTAAGAAGGAAGTGATAAATACTTATAAACGCATGAGGCTTGAAGGAATATGTTGCAATGAAAACAATATAGCTTTAGTAATTAGTTCTTGTGGGTTTCTGGTGGATATAATTTTGGGTCGTCAACTTCTTGGACATGCTTTAAAGTTTGGACTAGAGACTAAAGTTTCTGCAGCTAACTCTCTCGTATTCATGTTTGGTGGTTGTGGTGACGTTGATGAGGCTTGCAGTATTTTCAATGAGATGAATGAAAGAGACACAATCTCCTGGAATTCCATCATCTCTGCCAATGCACAAAATGCACTACATGAAGAATCATTTAGGTATTTTCACTGGATGCGCTTAGTCCATGAAGAGATGAATTACACAACACTTTCTATTTTGTTATCGATTTGTGGTTCTGTAGATTATTTGAAGTGGGGCAAAGGGGTTCACGGTCTAGCAGTGAAATATGGACTAGAATCCAATATTTGTCTTTGCAATACACTTTTAAGCATGTATTCTGATGCTGGGAGATCTAAAGATGCAGAATTGATCTTTAGAAGAATGCCAGAAAGGGATTTAGTCTCATGGAATTCCATGTTAGCATGCTATGTTCAGGATGGAAGGTGTTTGTGTGCCTTAAAAGTTTTTGCTGAGATGCTTTGGATGAAAAAAGAGATCAATTATGTCACTTTTACCAGTGCATTGGCTGCCTGTTTAGATCCTGAATTCTTTACCGAAGGTAAAATTCTCCATGGTTTTGTCGTCGTTCTGGGCCTCCAAGATGAGTTGATCATTGGAAACACATTAATTACATTTTATGGAAAGTGTCAGAAGATGTCTGAGGCGAAAAAGCTATTCCAAAGGATGCCCAAGCTTGACAAAGTAACCTGGAACGCACTTATTGGTGGTTTTGCTAATAATGCAGAACTAAACGAGGCAGTAGCAGCTTTTAAATTGATGAGGGAAGGAGGTACATGTGGGGTTGACTATATTACCATTGTGAATATTCTTGGTTCTTGTTTGACTCGTGAGGATCTGATCAAATATGGAATACCCATCCATGCTCATACAGTTGTGACTGGATTTGATCTGGACCAGCATGTGCAAAGTTCCCTTATCACAATGTATGCAAAGTGTGGTGACCTTCAATCGAGTAGCTATATCTTTGATCAATTGGTGTTTAAAACTTCTAGTGTGTGGAATGCCATCATTGCTGCAAATGCTCGTTATGGATTTGGAGAAGAAGCTTTGAAACTTGTAGTAAGGATGAGAAGTGCTGGAATTGAATTTGATCAGTTCAACTTCTCCACCTCCCTTTCAGTTGCTGCCGACTTGGCTATGTTGGAGGAAGGCCAACAGCTTCATGGATCAACAATTAAACTAGGATTCGAATTGGATCATTTTATTACAAATGCTGCTATGGATATGTATGGGAAGTGTGGGGAACTGGATGATGCTTTAAGAATACTTCCCCAGCCTACTGATAGGTCACGATTATCATGGAATACAATGATATCGATTTTTGCCAGACATGGACATTTTCGTAAGGCTAAGGAAACTTTTCATGAGATGCTAAAGCTGGGTGTAAAACCTAATCATGTATCATTTGTATGTCTTCTTTCTGCATGTAATCATGGGGGCTTAGTCGAAGAGGGTCTTGCTTATTATGCTTCTATGACTTCTGAATATGGAATTCAACCAGGAATAGAACATTGTGTGTGCATGATTGATCTTCTTGGAAGATCAGGAAGGCTTGTAGAAGCTGAAGCTTTTATTACAGATATGCCTATTCCACCTAATGATCTTGTTTGGCGGAGTCTTTTGGCGTCTTGTAGAATATATCGCAATCTAGACCTCGGACGAAAGGCTGCAAAGCATCTTCTTGAGTTGGACCCATCTGATGATTCAGCTTATGTTCTTTACTCGAATGTCTTTGCAACAATTGGCAGATGGGCAGATGTAGAAGATGTGCGGGGACAGATGGGAGCACACAGAATTCAAAAGAAGCCGGCACATAGCTGGGTCAAATGGAAAGGCAATATCAGCATATTTGGAATGGGGGATCAAACACATCCTCAAATGGAACAGATAAATGGCAAGTTGTTAGGACTTATGAAAATAGTTGGAGAAGCTGGTTATGTTCCTGATACAAGCTATTCGCTGCAAGATACAGATGAAGAACAGAAGGAGCATAATATGTGGAGTCATAGTGAGAGGATTGCTCTTGCTTTTGGATTGATCAACATTCCAGAAGGTACTACTGTTCGGATTTTCAAGAATCTGCGTGTTTGTGGTGACTGCCATTCTTTCTTCAAGTTTGTCAGTGGAGTTCTGGGGCGAAAAATCGTATTGAGGGATCCATATCGGTTTCATCACTTCACCAATGGCGATTGTTCCTGTTCTGACTATTGGTAA
- the LOC103496132 gene encoding pentatricopeptide repeat-containing protein At3g24000, mitochondrial isoform X2, with amino-acid sequence MLPFNQTTARLRPSILKYSNKGRIFGLLQFITEFGVNLARRFHGALSEPHNGRSGHVHGSKCSQFSQVYTIANNPTNNSPTSITWNPEVGEQVGNLFLSLSNHSNPEVSCFSQKGFSQITEEIIGRTIHAICLKSLVRLKVFQTNTLINMYSKFGRINYAQLVFDRMSERNEASWNHMMSGYVRVGSYVEAVLFFRDICGIGIKPSGFMIASLVTACNKSSIMAKEGFQFHGFAIKCGLIYDVFVGTSFVHFYASYGIVSNAQKMFNEMPDRNVVSWTSLMVSYSDNGSKKEVINTYKRMRLEGICCNENNIALVISSCGFLVDIILGRQLLGHALKFGLETKVSAANSLVFMFGGCGDVDEACSIFNEMNERDTISWNSIISANAQNALHEESFRYFHWMRLVHEEMNYTTLSILLSICGSVDYLKWGKGVHGLAVKYGLESNICLCNTLLSMYSDAGRSKDAELIFRRMPERDLVSWNSMLACYVQDGRCLCALKVFAEMLWMKKEINYVTFTSALAACLDPEFFTEGKILHGFVVVLGLQDELIIGNTLITFYGKCQKMSEAKKLFQRMPKLDKVTWNALIGGFANNAELNEAVAAFKLMREGGTCGVDYITIVNILGSCLTREDLIKYGIPIHAHTVVTGFDLDQHVQSSLITMYAKCGDLQSSSYIFDQLVFKTSSVWNAIIAANARYGFGEEALKLVVRMRSAGIEFDQFNFSTSLSVAADLAMLEEGQQLHGSTIKLGFELDHFITNAAMDMYGKCGELDDALRILPQPTDRSRLSWNTMISIFARHGHFRKAKETFHEMLKLGVKPNHVSFVCLLSACNHGGLVEEGLAYYASMTSEYGIQPGIEHCVCMIDLLGRSGRLVEAEAFITDMPIPPNDLVWRSLLASCRIYRNLDLGRKAAKHLLELDPSDDSAYVLYSNVFATIGRWADVEDVRGQMGAHRIQKKPAHSWVKWKGNISIFGMGDQTHPQMEQINGKLLGLMKIVGEAGYVPDTSYSLQDTDEEQKEHNMWSHSERIALAFGLINIPEGTTVRIFKNLRVCGDCHSFFKFVSGVLGRKIVLRDPYRFHHFTNGDCSCSDYW; translated from the exons ATGCTTCCCTTCAATCAGACGACAGCCAGGCTCCGTCCAA GTATCTTGAAGTATAGCAATAAAGGAAGAATTTTTGGGTTGTTGCAATTTATTACTGAATTTGGGGTCAACTTAGCAAGAAG ATTTCACGGAGCTCTATCAGAGCCTCACAATGGAAGAAGTGGCCATGTACATGGTAGCAAGTGTAGTCAGTTTTCACAGGTCTACACCATTGCCAATAAC CCTACCAATAATTCGCCTACTTCGATCACTTGGAATCCAGAAGTGGGAGAGCAAGTTGGCAACTTGTTTCTTTCACTTTCTAACCACTCAAATCCTGAAGTCTCGTGTTTCTCTCAGAAGGGTTTCTCTCAGATCACAGAAGAAATCATTGGCAGAACAATTCATGCCATTTGCTTAAAGAGTTTGGTGAGGTTGAAAGTGTTCCAAACCAATACTTTGATAAATATGTATTCAAAGTTTGGCCGTATAAACTATGCTCAGTTAGTATTTGACAGAATGTCCGAGAGAAATGAAGCTTCTTGGAACCATATGATGTCAGGTTATGTCCGCGTAGGTTCATATGTGGAAGCAGTATTGTTCTTTCGAGATATCTGTGGGATAGGCATCAAACCAAGTGGATTCATGATCGCGAGTTTAGTCACTGCTTGCAATAAGTCTTCTATTATGGCCAAGGAAGGTTTCCAATTTCATGGTTTTGCAATTAAATGTGGTTTGATATATGATGTTTTTGTAGGTACTTCTTTTGTGCACTTTTATGCTAGCTATGGGATTGTCTCTAATGCTCAAAAGATGTTCAATGAGATGCCTGATAGGAATGTGGTCTCTTGGACTTCTTTGATGGTTTCATATTCAGATAACGGAAGTAAGAAGGAAGTGATAAATACTTATAAACGCATGAGGCTTGAAGGAATATGTTGCAATGAAAACAATATAGCTTTAGTAATTAGTTCTTGTGGGTTTCTGGTGGATATAATTTTGGGTCGTCAACTTCTTGGACATGCTTTAAAGTTTGGACTAGAGACTAAAGTTTCTGCAGCTAACTCTCTCGTATTCATGTTTGGTGGTTGTGGTGACGTTGATGAGGCTTGCAGTATTTTCAATGAGATGAATGAAAGAGACACAATCTCCTGGAATTCCATCATCTCTGCCAATGCACAAAATGCACTACATGAAGAATCATTTAGGTATTTTCACTGGATGCGCTTAGTCCATGAAGAGATGAATTACACAACACTTTCTATTTTGTTATCGATTTGTGGTTCTGTAGATTATTTGAAGTGGGGCAAAGGGGTTCACGGTCTAGCAGTGAAATATGGACTAGAATCCAATATTTGTCTTTGCAATACACTTTTAAGCATGTATTCTGATGCTGGGAGATCTAAAGATGCAGAATTGATCTTTAGAAGAATGCCAGAAAGGGATTTAGTCTCATGGAATTCCATGTTAGCATGCTATGTTCAGGATGGAAGGTGTTTGTGTGCCTTAAAAGTTTTTGCTGAGATGCTTTGGATGAAAAAAGAGATCAATTATGTCACTTTTACCAGTGCATTGGCTGCCTGTTTAGATCCTGAATTCTTTACCGAAGGTAAAATTCTCCATGGTTTTGTCGTCGTTCTGGGCCTCCAAGATGAGTTGATCATTGGAAACACATTAATTACATTTTATGGAAAGTGTCAGAAGATGTCTGAGGCGAAAAAGCTATTCCAAAGGATGCCCAAGCTTGACAAAGTAACCTGGAACGCACTTATTGGTGGTTTTGCTAATAATGCAGAACTAAACGAGGCAGTAGCAGCTTTTAAATTGATGAGGGAAGGAGGTACATGTGGGGTTGACTATATTACCATTGTGAATATTCTTGGTTCTTGTTTGACTCGTGAGGATCTGATCAAATATGGAATACCCATCCATGCTCATACAGTTGTGACTGGATTTGATCTGGACCAGCATGTGCAAAGTTCCCTTATCACAATGTATGCAAAGTGTGGTGACCTTCAATCGAGTAGCTATATCTTTGATCAATTGGTGTTTAAAACTTCTAGTGTGTGGAATGCCATCATTGCTGCAAATGCTCGTTATGGATTTGGAGAAGAAGCTTTGAAACTTGTAGTAAGGATGAGAAGTGCTGGAATTGAATTTGATCAGTTCAACTTCTCCACCTCCCTTTCAGTTGCTGCCGACTTGGCTATGTTGGAGGAAGGCCAACAGCTTCATGGATCAACAATTAAACTAGGATTCGAATTGGATCATTTTATTACAAATGCTGCTATGGATATGTATGGGAAGTGTGGGGAACTGGATGATGCTTTAAGAATACTTCCCCAGCCTACTGATAGGTCACGATTATCATGGAATACAATGATATCGATTTTTGCCAGACATGGACATTTTCGTAAGGCTAAGGAAACTTTTCATGAGATGCTAAAGCTGGGTGTAAAACCTAATCATGTATCATTTGTATGTCTTCTTTCTGCATGTAATCATGGGGGCTTAGTCGAAGAGGGTCTTGCTTATTATGCTTCTATGACTTCTGAATATGGAATTCAACCAGGAATAGAACATTGTGTGTGCATGATTGATCTTCTTGGAAGATCAGGAAGGCTTGTAGAAGCTGAAGCTTTTATTACAGATATGCCTATTCCACCTAATGATCTTGTTTGGCGGAGTCTTTTGGCGTCTTGTAGAATATATCGCAATCTAGACCTCGGACGAAAGGCTGCAAAGCATCTTCTTGAGTTGGACCCATCTGATGATTCAGCTTATGTTCTTTACTCGAATGTCTTTGCAACAATTGGCAGATGGGCAGATGTAGAAGATGTGCGGGGACAGATGGGAGCACACAGAATTCAAAAGAAGCCGGCACATAGCTGGGTCAAATGGAAAGGCAATATCAGCATATTTGGAATGGGGGATCAAACACATCCTCAAATGGAACAGATAAATGGCAAGTTGTTAGGACTTATGAAAATAGTTGGAGAAGCTGGTTATGTTCCTGATACAAGCTATTCGCTGCAAGATACAGATGAAGAACAGAAGGAGCATAATATGTGGAGTCATAGTGAGAGGATTGCTCTTGCTTTTGGATTGATCAACATTCCAGAAGGTACTACTGTTCGGATTTTCAAGAATCTGCGTGTTTGTGGTGACTGCCATTCTTTCTTCAAGTTTGTCAGTGGAGTTCTGGGGCGAAAAATCGTATTGAGGGATCCATATCGGTTTCATCACTTCACCAATGGCGATTGTTCCTGTTCTGACTATTGGTAA